From the genome of Vulpes lagopus strain Blue_001 chromosome 2, ASM1834538v1, whole genome shotgun sequence, one region includes:
- the RPS12 gene encoding 40S ribosomal protein S12, with product MAEEGIAAGGVMDVNTALQEVLKTALIHDGLARGIREAAKALDKRQAHLCVLASNCDEPMYVKLVEALCAEHQINLIKVDDNKKLGEWVGLCKIDREGKPRKVVGCSCVVVKDYGKESQAKDVIEEYFKCKK from the exons ATGGCCGAGGAAGG CATCGCTGCTGGAGGTGTAATGGACGTCAATACCGCTCTGCAAGAGGTGCTGAAGACCGCCCTCATCCACGACGGCCTAGCACGTGGAATCCGCGAAGCTGCCAAAGCCTTAGACAA GCGCCAAGCCCATCTTTGTGTGCTTGCATCCAACTGTGATGAGCCTATGTATGTCAAGTTGGTGGAGGCCCTTTGTGCTGAACACCAAATCAACCTAATTAAG GTTGATGACAATAAGAAACTAGGGGAATGGGTAGGCCTCTGTAAAATTGACAGAGAGGGAAAACCCCGTAAAGTGGTTGGTTGCAGTTGTGTGGTGGTTAAG gactATGGCAAAGAATCTCAGGCGAAAGATGTTATCGAGGAATACTTCAAATgcaagaaatga